The following proteins are co-located in the Toxotes jaculatrix isolate fToxJac2 chromosome 9, fToxJac2.pri, whole genome shotgun sequence genome:
- the LOC121186916 gene encoding transmembrane protein 25, whose translation MECMCLRRWAGSAVVFLHTLALSWTGTIEPAPKIDGWHRAAVTLQENSTHRFSCQSDGWHPRAPPLLTWYLNGEQQGDPSPNRGRLVMTSQEDSEVLRPRTNHNSTFSLQARKWDRELVCVASNPRTGESYNATVTLNVQFQPEILRVNAHYSETSDPGLSLVLFALVRSNPPATITFVDQSGRLVANTSDFLILDSRSYPWLTNHTLRVTLSSLSGNVSLNASNSVGAVQSNLTLAEFLQSSVEVPMLGIVTGGAMAFMALLILSLIVLCLMQKNKSKSIDEPVEILMTKKSDSANLKSEKDDKTYIPRENMSLPSNMQLNDLSTLRKAREAAQQNSVGEKKKEEEEEEDLSLAYAARGFARYPMVGYIYKVNSTSSEEIWL comes from the exons ATGGAGTGTATGTGTCTGAGGAGGTGGGCGGGCTCTGCAGTCGTGTTCCTTCACACACTGGCTTTATCCTGGACAG GTACGATTGAGCCCGCCCCCAAAATTGACGGATGGCACCGGGCAGCAGTGACCCTGCAGGAGAACTCGACTCACCGGTTTAGCTGCCAGTCAGATGGCTGGCATCCCCGCGCCCCTCCCTTGCTGACCTGGTACCTCAACGGGGAGCAGCAGGGTGATCCATCACCCAACCGTGGGCGCCTGGTGATGACATCGCAGGAAGATTCTGAGGTCCTGAGACCAAGGACCAATCACAACAGCACCTTCTCTCTGCAGGCCAGGAAGTGGGACAGGGAGCTAGTGTGTGTCGCATCAAATCCCCGGACAGGAGAAAGCTACAATGCCACAGTCACACtcaatgtccagt TCCAGCCAGAGATCCTCAGGGTGAACGCCCACTACAGTGAAACCTCAGACCCTGGCCTCTCCCTGGTCCTCTTCGCCTTGGTACGGTCCAACCCACCTGCCACCATCACCTTCGTGGACCAGTCCGGCCGGCTGGTGGCCAACACTTCAGACTTCCTCATCTTGGACTCGCGAAGCTATCCCTGGCTCACCAATCACACACTGAGGGTGACGCTCAGTAGCCTATCAGGGAACGTCTCACTGAACGCCAGCAACAGTGTGGGAGCGGTGCAGAGCAACCTCACACTGGCAG AGTTCCTGCAGTCCAGTGTGGAGGTGCCCATGCTGGGAATAGTGACTGGGGGAGCCATGGCCTTCATggccctcctcatcctcagcctAATAGTTCTCTGTctcatgcaaaaaaacaaaagcaagtcCATCG ACGAGCCAGTGGAGATTCTGATGACCAAGAAAAG TGACTCTGCCAATCTGAAGTCAGAGAAGGATGACAAGACCTACATCCCCAGAGAGAACATGTCTCTGCCTTCCAACATGCAGCTCAACGACCTCAGCACTTTGAGAAAAG CTCGAGAGGCCGCCCAGCAGAACAGtgtgggagagaagaagaaagaggaagaggaggaggaagatctGTCTTTAGCCTACGCCGCCAGAG GTTTTGCCAGATATCCGATGGTGGGGTACATCTATAAGGTAAACAGCACAAGCAGTGAGGAGATCTGGCTCTGA